From Brevibacillus marinus, a single genomic window includes:
- a CDS encoding chemotaxis protein CheD, with amino-acid sequence METHKIGMADLGWARSPDRLRTTGLGSCVGVVLYDAQAKIAGMAHVMLPDSTLGKSSQTSIGKYADTAIPELIRRMERAGATAHRLTAKLAGGAQMFSFMSGSDALRIGPRNVEACREILKQANIPIIAEDTGGNCGRTIEVDAATGILHIRTVNQGSKEV; translated from the coding sequence ATGGAAACGCATAAAATCGGGATGGCAGACTTGGGATGGGCCAGATCACCTGATCGTCTCCGCACTACCGGGTTGGGTTCGTGCGTAGGGGTTGTGTTGTACGACGCACAGGCAAAGATAGCGGGAATGGCGCATGTGATGCTGCCCGATTCAACGTTGGGCAAAAGCAGTCAGACGAGCATCGGCAAGTATGCCGATACCGCCATTCCGGAGTTGATCCGGCGGATGGAGCGGGCCGGCGCCACTGCCCACCGCTTGACGGCCAAGCTGGCCGGCGGCGCGCAAATGTTTTCGTTTATGTCCGGAAGTGATGCCTTGCGCATTGGACCGCGCAATGTGGAGGCCTGCCGGGAAATTCTCAAACAGGCCAACATTCCGATTATCGCCGAAGATACGGGCGGAAACTGCGGGCGGACGATCGAGGTGGACGCAGCAACCGGCATCCTCCACATCCGCACCGTAAATCAAGGCAGTAAGGAAGTATGA